In one window of bacterium DNA:
- a CDS encoding prepilin-type N-terminal cleavage/methylation domain-containing protein translates to MRKLLNRKRGFTLIELMIVVAIIGILAAIAIPNFLRFQLRSKTGEARTNLAGIRTAEESYFAEYGVYIAQSAGVPATGGTNQKTAWSTGTGFDTMGWAPEGSVFFQYAVTINGASTDYTAESASDLDGDAVFSDFVYVHPIPAATAGSAAAGLGDGNCAATGAYNANGGAQDLLNAVGACEAMDGQSQF, encoded by the coding sequence ATGCGAAAGCTTCTCAACCGCAAGCGCGGCTTCACCCTCATCGAGTTGATGATCGTGGTCGCCATCATCGGAATTCTGGCGGCCATCGCCATTCCGAACTTCCTCCGCTTCCAGCTCCGCTCGAAGACGGGTGAAGCCCGGACCAACCTGGCGGGCATCCGTACCGCAGAAGAGTCGTACTTTGCCGAGTACGGCGTCTACATCGCCCAGTCCGCGGGCGTCCCGGCGACGGGTGGTACCAACCAGAAGACCGCCTGGAGCACCGGCACCGGCTTCGACACGATGGGCTGGGCACCGGAAGGTTCCGTGTTCTTCCAGTACGCCGTGACGATCAACGGTGCGTCCACGGACTACACCGCCGAGAGCGCCTCGGACCTTGATGGCGACGCCGTTTTCTCGGACTTCGTGTATGTCCATCCGATTCCGGCAGCCACCGCGGGTTCGGCCGCAGCGGGCCTCGGCGACGGCAACTGCGCCGCCACGGGCGCGTACAACGCCAATGGTGGTGCTCAGGACCTGCTGAATGCAGTGGGCGCCTGCGAAGCGATGGACGGCCAGAGCCAGTTCTAA
- a CDS encoding 3'-5' exonuclease, with amino-acid sequence MPDFAFAFLDCEFGGLDPELHDITEIGVIVTDYGLAEQAENEWKVFPRPERVTPEAAAIFKYEPEVWKAEGVGIRQALTEVADLCPKGKVVVPAGQNVRMDVMFLQRAYQKCGIPYPFDYHVIDLATLFYAWSLVEGETVPALSLRQAATTAGLMKGSVAHRALADARLTLETFRYYVGRLAPRPLPDEPAGPAGPGDDPTS; translated from the coding sequence TTGCCGGACTTCGCCTTTGCCTTCCTGGATTGCGAGTTTGGTGGCCTCGACCCGGAACTCCACGACATCACCGAGATCGGGGTGATCGTGACGGACTACGGTCTCGCGGAGCAGGCCGAGAACGAGTGGAAGGTGTTCCCGCGGCCAGAGCGGGTCACGCCGGAAGCCGCCGCCATCTTCAAGTACGAGCCGGAGGTCTGGAAGGCCGAAGGGGTCGGCATCCGGCAGGCCCTGACCGAAGTGGCCGACCTCTGCCCCAAGGGCAAGGTGGTCGTACCCGCGGGCCAGAACGTGCGCATGGACGTCATGTTCCTGCAGCGGGCGTACCAGAAATGCGGCATCCCCTACCCCTTCGACTATCACGTGATCGACCTGGCAACGCTCTTCTACGCCTGGTCGCTGGTGGAAGGCGAAACCGTCCCCGCGCTCTCCTTGCGTCAGGCGGCGACGACGGCCGGGCTCATGAAGGGCTCGGTCGCCCATCGGGCGCTGGCCGATGCGCGCTTGACCCTGGAGACGTTCCGCTACTACGTGGGCCGACTCGCACCGCGGCCGCTCCCCGACGAGCCTGCTGGTCCGGCGGGGCCTGGGGACGATCCCACTTCCTGA
- the recO gene encoding DNA repair protein RecO yields the protein MPTLHTQALILRSVDFGESDLILHLLTPDTGRLTVIAKGARRSKKRFPGTLDFFNHLDVQIERRRPTSMARLEHARLRRTLHGPRSDPRRFALGCYLLELLDRLAPEGGARVDHHRLFAFGIAALELIDDRSPDAGLRVLLEVRALDALGIGPELMTCVRCGEVPDGSAGPVGFHVGDGGPYCSRCLAEGQHLLPVHVGTLRALQQSRSLATPQLGRLSLRGGALEEARVLIARFLRFHVGLDLRSVTFLDAQLTPPEANGRLPPRPLEPKATGEAR from the coding sequence GTGCCGACCCTCCACACCCAGGCCCTCATTCTCAGGAGTGTCGATTTCGGTGAGTCGGATCTCATCCTCCATCTGCTGACTCCGGATACGGGTCGGCTGACGGTGATTGCCAAGGGCGCCCGGCGCTCGAAGAAGCGATTCCCGGGCACGCTGGATTTCTTCAACCACCTCGATGTCCAGATCGAGCGCCGCCGGCCCACATCGATGGCTCGTCTCGAGCACGCGCGCCTGCGCCGGACGCTCCATGGGCCCCGTTCGGATCCGCGGCGCTTCGCTCTTGGTTGCTATCTGCTCGAGCTGCTCGACCGGTTGGCACCGGAGGGCGGCGCACGGGTCGATCACCACAGGTTGTTCGCCTTTGGTATCGCGGCTCTCGAACTGATCGACGATCGAAGCCCGGATGCGGGCCTGCGAGTGCTCCTCGAGGTCCGGGCCCTCGATGCCCTCGGCATCGGCCCGGAGCTCATGACCTGCGTGCGCTGCGGGGAAGTGCCAGACGGGAGTGCGGGCCCGGTCGGCTTTCATGTGGGCGATGGCGGCCCGTATTGCTCCCGTTGTCTCGCCGAGGGCCAGCATCTGCTGCCGGTGCACGTGGGGACGCTCAGGGCCCTGCAGCAGAGCCGCAGCCTGGCGACGCCCCAACTCGGCCGGCTCTCCCTGCGAGGGGGTGCGTTGGAGGAGGCCCGCGTACTGATCGCGCGTTTCCTGCGTTTCCATGTGGGCCTCGACCTCCGTAGCGTCACATTCCTGGACGCCCAATTGACACCCCCGGAGGCGAACGGAAGACTCCCGCCTCGCCCTCTCGAACCGAAAGCCACCGGCGAAGCCCGATGA
- a CDS encoding prepilin-type N-terminal cleavage/methylation domain-containing protein, with protein sequence MTLRRSHRSGFTLIELMIVVAIIGILAATGIASFQRFQTRSKLVEVRANLKGAATAQNAYFAEQGGYLAAAATPAAAPGPQKQRWIGGGAVSFDTVGFVPEGSVFFQYGADVNAGLTAFTVSALGDLDGDGITSDFAYVHPVPGASLGPASSHALGCAGAGVIDPAQPAGAFNVVGPCAAADGRNEF encoded by the coding sequence ATGACTCTTCGTCGATCTCATCGATCCGGTTTCACGCTGATCGAACTGATGATCGTGGTCGCCATCATCGGCATCCTTGCCGCTACCGGGATCGCGAGCTTCCAGAGGTTTCAGACCCGAAGCAAGCTGGTCGAGGTGAGGGCCAACCTCAAAGGTGCGGCCACCGCCCAGAACGCATACTTCGCGGAACAGGGCGGGTATCTGGCAGCCGCTGCGACCCCGGCCGCTGCGCCCGGTCCCCAGAAGCAGCGCTGGATCGGCGGCGGTGCCGTCAGCTTCGATACCGTCGGGTTCGTGCCAGAGGGCTCGGTATTCTTCCAATACGGAGCCGACGTGAACGCCGGCCTGACCGCGTTCACGGTCTCTGCGCTGGGCGACCTGGATGGCGACGGCATCACCTCGGACTTCGCCTACGTGCACCCGGTCCCGGGCGCGTCATTGGGCCCGGCCTCGAGCCATGCACTGGGCTGCGCGGGTGCGGGCGTCATCGATCCGGCACAGCCCGCCGGCGCATTCAACGTGGTCGGCCCCTGTGCTGCAGCAGACGGCCGGAACGAGTTCTAG
- a CDS encoding helix-turn-helix domain-containing protein, which yields MGQTIRGVSGSSPLKGGPDEADAPKPPSIGRYLARQRKLRGMELDEVVALTRVPRRSLERLESGAFDGLSDGFVRGFVRTVAIAIGLDPDETVARLLAEPELGPRRRWPRVSALVGIAVGISLFAAMCAVVVMSLTSSGPAVEPADSAGRSANEPGLLRRDPVRVLAEEQRALRQD from the coding sequence ATGGGGCAAACGATCCGAGGAGTATCTGGATCGTCTCCGCTGAAGGGCGGGCCGGACGAGGCGGACGCACCGAAGCCGCCTTCCATCGGCCGGTACCTGGCGCGCCAGCGCAAGCTGCGCGGGATGGAACTCGACGAAGTCGTCGCACTCACGCGGGTCCCCCGCCGGTCCTTGGAACGACTGGAGAGCGGGGCTTTCGACGGCCTCTCGGACGGCTTCGTGCGGGGCTTCGTACGCACCGTCGCCATTGCCATCGGACTCGATCCCGATGAGACCGTCGCCCGGCTGCTCGCGGAGCCGGAGCTTGGCCCCCGCCGCCGCTGGCCTCGCGTTAGTGCGCTGGTCGGCATTGCCGTAGGCATCAGTCTGTTCGCGGCGATGTGTGCCGTCGTCGTCATGAGCCTCACATCCTCGGGGCCGGCGGTGGAACCTGCCGATTCCGCCGGGCGAAGCGCGAACGAACCCGGGCTTCTCCGTCGGGATCCGGTCCGCGTCCTGGCAGAAGAGCAGCGCGCGCTTCGGCAGGATTGA
- a CDS encoding RNA polymerase sigma factor, whose amino-acid sequence MPTQSPPPMVVPSSRAESKPAPERAATSRTKIATPPRRKSRRNNTPWESDAELVEKILGGSRAHFDLLYEAYFPRVYGFAVKRLRDAGDAEDVTQEVFVTVYKALHTYAGTSSLLVWIFGITRNKVNRRFRGVRPRFESLDAPAAQDLATPSVPTDRAVDARRMLAHCEEVIETQLTPLQRRIFHLKHLRRQSIRSIAGSLGKSEDAVKANLYRMRRAIAQAAPGLEQILQA is encoded by the coding sequence GTGCCGACCCAATCGCCCCCCCCCATGGTCGTCCCGTCCTCGCGCGCCGAGAGCAAGCCTGCCCCCGAAAGGGCTGCTACGAGCCGCACCAAGATCGCGACGCCCCCGCGCCGAAAGTCCCGTCGTAACAACACCCCCTGGGAGAGCGACGCAGAGCTCGTAGAGAAGATCCTGGGCGGCAGCCGCGCCCATTTCGACCTTCTGTACGAGGCCTACTTCCCGCGGGTCTACGGGTTCGCCGTGAAGCGCTTGCGAGACGCGGGCGATGCCGAGGACGTCACCCAGGAAGTCTTCGTCACCGTCTACAAGGCCCTCCATACCTATGCCGGTACTTCCAGTCTGCTGGTCTGGATCTTCGGGATCACCCGCAACAAGGTGAACCGCCGTTTCCGCGGCGTGCGGCCTCGTTTCGAGTCGCTCGATGCCCCGGCGGCCCAGGATCTGGCGACGCCGTCCGTTCCGACCGATCGCGCCGTCGACGCTCGCCGGATGTTGGCTCATTGCGAGGAGGTGATCGAAACGCAACTGACGCCTCTCCAGCGCCGGATCTTCCACCTGAAACACCTGCGTCGGCAGTCGATCCGTTCGATCGCCGGAAGTCTCGGGAAGTCCGAGGATGCCGTGAAGGCCAACCTCTATCGGATGCGCCGCGCCATTGCCCAGGCAGCACCGGGGCTGGAGCAGATCCTCCAGGCCTGA
- a CDS encoding ABC transporter permease subunit, which produces MNILAIAAIAENTVRDAVRNKVLYILLFFALVLIGASFLLATLSYVERERILQDVALASIRMFGAAIAIFIGVSLVHREVDRRTIFTILSKPVSRADFLVGKYLGLVTTLWLQLAIMSAGFVFVSWSMDAPLNGGHAVALVATALELAVLVALATLFSSFATPFLAACYSVGLYVVGHITRDIRALGEIAESTTAKTLTVWIHRIFPDLESFNWTIEAVHGLPIPPEEVAWSFVMGIGWCIGFLTVAVVVFERRDFR; this is translated from the coding sequence GTGAACATACTCGCGATCGCTGCAATTGCCGAGAACACCGTCCGGGACGCCGTTCGAAACAAGGTGCTCTACATCCTGCTCTTCTTCGCGCTCGTCCTGATCGGTGCGAGTTTCCTTCTTGCCACTCTTTCCTACGTGGAGCGCGAGCGCATCCTCCAGGATGTGGCATTGGCGTCGATTCGGATGTTCGGAGCGGCGATTGCCATCTTCATCGGCGTCAGCCTCGTGCACCGGGAAGTCGACCGCCGCACGATCTTCACGATTCTCTCCAAGCCGGTTTCGCGCGCAGACTTCCTGGTCGGCAAGTACCTGGGCCTCGTGACCACGCTCTGGCTGCAGCTGGCGATCATGTCGGCAGGCTTCGTCTTCGTCTCATGGTCGATGGATGCACCTCTGAATGGCGGCCACGCGGTGGCGTTGGTGGCCACCGCATTGGAACTCGCGGTTCTGGTGGCACTCGCGACCCTGTTCTCGTCGTTTGCGACCCCCTTTCTCGCGGCTTGCTACAGCGTCGGGCTCTACGTGGTGGGGCACATCACGCGGGATATCCGAGCCCTCGGAGAGATCGCGGAATCCACTACAGCCAAGACGTTGACGGTGTGGATCCATCGCATCTTTCCCGACCTCGAGTCCTTCAACTGGACGATCGAGGCCGTTCACGGCCTGCCGATTCCGCCGGAAGAAGTGGCCTGGTCATTCGTCATGGGTATTGGCTGGTGCATTGGTTTTCTCACCGTCGCCGTCGTCGTCTTCGAGCGCCGGGACTTCCGGTAA
- a CDS encoding glycine--tRNA ligase codes for MEDIVSLCARRGFIFPSGEIYGGINGFWDYGPLGVELKNNLKAFWWQRTVRDRDDVEGIDSAIITHPRTWEASGHVEHFSDPMVDCRTCKRRFRADQLDQPCPEAPKKRRLTDCDLTEARDFNLMMRTQIGAQADASATAYLRAETCGSIFTDFRRVREVARQKVPFGIAQIGKAFRNEINPRNFTFRSREFEQAELEFFIHPSSSTEWFEHWQEQRLRFHHDLGFNDANLRTRPHGDDELAHYCSRAIDIEFEFPFGWQEIEGIHDRGTYDLTQHTEFSGKDLVVMNEETKERFTPAVIETSVGMDRTTLALLCAAYAEETLEGGETRTVLRLSPHVAPIKAAVLPLSKKLKEPALKIAADLRKRWNVFYDDAGNIGRRYRRMDEVGTPLCITYDFDSEDDHQVTVRERDDMSQERIPLEGLAAYVQERLESGS; via the coding sequence ATGGAGGACATCGTGTCCCTCTGTGCTCGCCGGGGCTTCATCTTCCCGTCCGGCGAAATCTACGGCGGGATCAATGGATTCTGGGACTACGGTCCGCTCGGCGTCGAGCTGAAGAACAACTTGAAGGCCTTCTGGTGGCAGCGCACCGTGCGGGATCGGGACGATGTGGAGGGCATCGACAGCGCGATCATCACCCACCCGCGCACGTGGGAGGCGTCTGGTCACGTCGAGCACTTCAGTGATCCGATGGTCGATTGTCGTACCTGCAAGCGCCGCTTCCGGGCCGATCAGCTGGATCAACCGTGTCCCGAGGCGCCGAAGAAACGTCGCCTCACGGATTGCGATCTCACCGAGGCGCGTGATTTCAACCTGATGATGCGCACGCAGATCGGGGCCCAGGCTGATGCGTCGGCAACGGCCTACCTGCGCGCCGAGACCTGTGGTTCGATCTTTACGGACTTCCGGCGCGTGCGAGAGGTCGCGCGTCAGAAGGTCCCCTTCGGGATCGCTCAGATCGGCAAGGCGTTTCGCAACGAGATCAACCCGCGGAACTTCACCTTTCGAAGTCGGGAATTCGAGCAGGCGGAGCTGGAGTTCTTCATCCATCCGAGCAGCAGCACTGAGTGGTTTGAACATTGGCAAGAGCAGCGCCTGCGCTTCCATCACGATCTTGGTTTCAACGATGCCAACCTCAGGACCCGGCCTCATGGTGACGACGAACTCGCTCACTACTGCAGCCGGGCCATCGATATCGAGTTCGAGTTTCCGTTCGGCTGGCAGGAGATCGAAGGAATTCACGACCGCGGGACCTACGACCTCACCCAGCACACGGAGTTCTCGGGCAAGGATCTGGTCGTGATGAACGAGGAGACGAAGGAGCGGTTCACCCCCGCGGTCATCGAGACCTCGGTCGGAATGGACCGGACCACGCTGGCACTGCTCTGCGCTGCCTACGCCGAAGAGACGCTAGAGGGCGGGGAGACGCGGACCGTGCTTCGCCTCTCGCCTCACGTCGCTCCCATCAAGGCAGCGGTACTTCCCCTCTCGAAGAAGTTGAAGGAGCCGGCACTCAAGATCGCAGCGGACCTTCGCAAGCGTTGGAACGTTTTCTACGACGATGCCGGCAACATCGGCCGGCGTTACCGGCGCATGGATGAAGTCGGGACCCCGCTCTGCATCACCTACGACTTCGATTCGGAAGACGATCATCAGGTCACGGTCCGTGAGCGCGACGACATGTCGCAGGAACGGATCCCCTTGGAAGGCCTCGCGGCTTACGTGCAGGAGAGGCTGGAGTCAGGATCTTGA
- a CDS encoding ABC transporter ATP-binding protein gives MSAPEIVVQVEGLIKDFRPGFGLTRKRVLHGIDLEVHRGEVFAFIGPNGAGKTTLLKVLLGLIRATEGHASILGCDVRETAVRSRIGFLPEAPYFYDFLTGREILNFYAKISGVEGSVRDRRIDELLESVGLSHAGNLRLRSYSKGMLQRIGIAQALVHDPEIVFLDEPMSGLDPVGRKEIRDLILQLHSSGKTVFMNTHILSDVEVICDRVAIIAEGRIVHEGPVHELPGSDGQLVDINVTGLTPELAESLQGEFRAELRGRSERVEIRVPEKSVDAVLGRVLAQGGAVRGVAPAGAALEDLFLRAIHEPKPRDGEESR, from the coding sequence GTGAGCGCACCTGAAATCGTGGTGCAGGTCGAGGGCCTCATCAAGGATTTCCGCCCGGGCTTTGGCCTCACGCGCAAACGCGTTCTTCACGGGATCGATCTCGAGGTGCATCGCGGAGAGGTCTTCGCGTTCATAGGCCCCAACGGTGCGGGCAAGACGACACTCCTGAAGGTCTTGCTGGGCCTGATCAGGGCAACCGAGGGGCATGCGTCGATCCTGGGTTGCGATGTGCGAGAGACCGCTGTGCGGAGTCGGATCGGGTTCTTGCCAGAGGCCCCCTACTTCTACGATTTCCTTACGGGTCGGGAGATCCTGAACTTCTATGCGAAGATCTCCGGGGTCGAGGGCTCGGTCCGCGATCGCCGGATCGACGAACTCCTCGAGAGCGTCGGGCTGTCTCATGCGGGAAACCTCCGGCTCCGCTCCTACTCGAAGGGCATGTTGCAGCGGATCGGCATCGCTCAGGCCCTCGTTCACGATCCGGAGATCGTGTTCCTGGACGAACCCATGAGCGGTCTCGATCCGGTGGGGCGAAAGGAGATTCGCGACCTGATCCTGCAGCTCCATTCATCGGGCAAGACCGTCTTCATGAACACCCACATCCTTTCGGATGTGGAAGTGATCTGCGACCGGGTCGCCATCATCGCCGAGGGTCGCATCGTCCACGAAGGCCCCGTCCACGAGCTCCCCGGGAGCGACGGGCAGTTGGTCGACATCAACGTGACGGGCTTGACGCCCGAGCTGGCGGAGTCTCTCCAGGGCGAGTTCCGCGCCGAGCTCCGCGGGCGAAGTGAGAGGGTCGAGATCCGCGTCCCCGAGAAGAGCGTCGACGCAGTTCTTGGCAGGGTCCTGGCGCAAGGAGGTGCCGTGCGAGGCGTTGCGCCCGCAGGGGCAGCTCTCGAAGATCTCTTCTTGCGCGCCATTCACGAGCCGAAACCCCGAGATGGGGAGGAAAGCCGGTGA
- a CDS encoding RNA polymerase sigma factor, producing the protein MGGPAGSPTGKGTREESALALVRELRASGNRDRTSKTADDGAEVAGPGVSASGLGPQAETGPPSTWTDEALLARVCTGSEEHFDVLYERYFQRIYSFVYVRVRNHADAEELTQETFTVVFRSSEGWAGRSTPLAWIYGVAKNTVYNHLRRHRVHDQRVEQAGPGILASDSALWACTPEDHLEMSRYARAIHTRLEGVASWQAEAFLLRHVHNLSIQEISQRTDRSGDAIRSGLYRVKRLLLEADSQERARAT; encoded by the coding sequence ATGGGGGGTCCGGCCGGGTCTCCAACTGGGAAGGGCACACGCGAGGAGTCCGCGTTGGCCCTGGTTCGAGAACTGCGAGCGTCCGGCAACCGAGACCGGACGAGCAAGACTGCAGATGATGGTGCGGAGGTCGCCGGCCCCGGCGTGTCCGCTTCCGGACTCGGACCGCAAGCGGAGACGGGTCCGCCCTCGACCTGGACGGACGAGGCCCTCTTGGCCCGGGTGTGCACCGGCAGCGAAGAGCACTTCGACGTGCTCTATGAGCGCTACTTCCAACGCATCTACAGCTTCGTCTACGTGCGCGTGCGCAACCATGCAGACGCGGAAGAGCTGACCCAGGAGACGTTTACCGTCGTCTTCCGATCCTCCGAGGGTTGGGCCGGTCGCTCGACCCCCTTGGCGTGGATCTACGGCGTCGCCAAGAACACGGTCTACAACCATCTGCGACGCCATCGGGTCCACGACCAGCGCGTGGAGCAAGCGGGGCCAGGCATCCTGGCCTCCGATTCGGCCCTCTGGGCATGCACGCCCGAGGATCATCTCGAGATGAGTCGCTATGCCCGCGCCATCCATACGCGATTAGAGGGTGTTGCTTCGTGGCAGGCGGAAGCCTTCCTGTTACGACACGTCCATAATCTTTCGATCCAAGAGATCTCGCAACGCACGGACCGATCTGGAGACGCCATCCGGTCCGGATTGTATCGGGTGAAACGGTTGTTGTTGGAAGCGGATAGCCAGGAAAGGGCGAGGGCGACTTGA
- a CDS encoding pyruvate, phosphate dikinase has protein sequence MTVRKKAASSRRPARRKASTKKAGTKAAKPKKRSVRKKAALRRKATAPRPARKRPVARKVFFFGDGKADGRAEMKDLLGGKGANLAEMTRLGVPVPPGFTISTAVCTEYNRAHGRLSAEVRKAALAALSKVEKGMGQTFGDSAAPLLLSVRSGARASMPGMMDTVLNLGLNDETVVGLAASADDRFAYDSYRRFIQMYGDVVLEIPHDRFEDRLEALKDARDVELDTEFSGDDWRTLVQDYLEIVQEHTGRPFPQDPEEQLWGAVSAVFRSWENDRARRYRAIHDIPGEWGTAVNVQAMVFGNMGDGCATGVAFTRDPSTGKKNFYGEYLTNAQGEDVVAGIRTPQPINEESKQEDSAELPTLEMEMPVAYKELVRITRRLEKHYRDMQDIEFTIQKGKLWMLQTRTGKRTTQAAVRIAVEMAKERLISREEAVLRISPSSLDQLLHPTLDPEAPREIVARGLPASPGAAVGRIVLAADEAEARAKTGEKVILVRLDTSPDDIHGMHAAEGILTARGGMTSHAAVVARGMGKCCVAGCSSLQVDLNAHEVRLGEHVFRDGDFLTLDGTRGEVIRGEVPTVTPELGGSFAELMRWADRMRKVGVRTNADTPEDAAVAREFGAEGIGLCRTEHMFFEPARILAVREMILASDTRARERALEKLLPMQRADFEGIFRAMDGLPVTIRLLDPPLHEFLPHSDEDIRAVANALDISAAALRAKVEAVREFNPMLGHRGCRLGISYPEIYRMQVRAILEAAYQVAGEGTKVRPEIMLPLISHVGELEILRELALKEFASVQTAHGGRRIRPLIGTMIEVPRAALTSDEIARFADFFSFGTNDLTQTAYALSRDDAGKFLSEYVEGGILEDDPFVSIDEAGIGRLMQLGVEGGRRTDRNLKIGICGEHGGDPKSIRFCTSLGFDYVSCSPFRVPVARLAAAQAELSLKKRRGSR, from the coding sequence TTGACCGTCCGCAAGAAAGCGGCGTCTTCGCGGCGGCCGGCACGGAGAAAGGCCTCCACGAAGAAGGCTGGCACGAAGGCGGCCAAGCCCAAGAAGCGATCCGTTCGCAAGAAGGCCGCACTGCGTCGGAAGGCGACGGCGCCGCGCCCGGCTCGGAAGCGACCGGTCGCTCGCAAGGTCTTCTTCTTCGGCGACGGCAAAGCGGACGGCCGCGCCGAGATGAAGGACCTGCTCGGGGGCAAGGGCGCCAACCTGGCGGAGATGACCCGCCTGGGTGTACCGGTCCCGCCCGGCTTTACCATCTCGACGGCCGTCTGCACCGAGTACAACCGGGCCCACGGGCGCCTGTCCGCCGAAGTGCGGAAGGCCGCGCTCGCCGCGCTCTCCAAAGTGGAGAAGGGGATGGGACAGACCTTCGGCGATTCTGCGGCGCCGTTGTTGCTCTCGGTCCGCTCTGGTGCACGGGCTTCGATGCCCGGAATGATGGACACGGTGCTGAACCTGGGCCTGAACGACGAGACGGTCGTTGGCCTGGCGGCGTCAGCCGATGATCGGTTTGCCTACGACAGCTATCGGCGTTTCATCCAGATGTACGGTGATGTGGTGCTCGAGATCCCGCACGATCGGTTCGAGGATCGCCTCGAGGCGTTGAAGGATGCACGGGATGTCGAACTCGATACGGAGTTCAGCGGTGACGACTGGCGCACCCTGGTTCAGGACTATCTCGAGATCGTTCAGGAGCACACGGGTCGGCCCTTTCCCCAGGATCCCGAGGAGCAGCTCTGGGGCGCCGTGAGCGCTGTCTTTCGCTCCTGGGAGAACGACCGGGCGCGTCGCTACCGCGCCATCCATGACATTCCGGGAGAGTGGGGCACGGCGGTCAACGTGCAGGCGATGGTGTTCGGGAACATGGGGGATGGCTGTGCGACTGGTGTGGCGTTCACACGAGATCCCTCCACGGGCAAGAAGAACTTCTACGGCGAGTACCTGACCAACGCCCAGGGCGAAGATGTCGTCGCAGGAATTCGCACGCCCCAGCCCATCAACGAGGAGAGCAAGCAGGAAGACTCGGCCGAACTGCCCACGCTCGAGATGGAGATGCCCGTCGCCTACAAGGAACTGGTGCGGATCACCAGGCGGCTGGAGAAGCACTACCGGGACATGCAGGACATCGAGTTCACCATCCAGAAGGGAAAACTCTGGATGTTGCAGACCCGGACAGGCAAACGCACGACCCAGGCCGCCGTTCGGATTGCCGTCGAGATGGCCAAGGAGCGATTGATCAGTCGGGAAGAGGCCGTCTTGCGGATTTCGCCTTCTTCACTGGATCAGTTGCTTCATCCGACCCTGGATCCGGAAGCGCCGCGCGAAATCGTCGCGCGCGGCCTGCCGGCTTCGCCCGGTGCGGCGGTGGGGCGGATCGTGCTCGCGGCGGACGAGGCCGAGGCCCGAGCCAAGACCGGCGAGAAGGTGATCCTGGTGAGGCTGGATACCTCCCCGGACGACATTCACGGGATGCATGCGGCCGAAGGCATCCTGACGGCCCGCGGCGGAATGACCTCCCATGCGGCCGTCGTGGCGCGCGGGATGGGGAAGTGTTGCGTGGCGGGCTGCAGCAGCCTCCAGGTCGACTTGAACGCCCATGAGGTGCGCCTCGGCGAGCACGTCTTCCGAGACGGTGATTTCCTCACCCTCGACGGCACCCGAGGTGAAGTGATCCGGGGGGAAGTTCCGACGGTGACGCCCGAGCTTGGCGGTTCCTTCGCAGAGCTGATGCGCTGGGCAGACCGCATGCGCAAAGTAGGCGTACGCACGAATGCGGATACGCCCGAGGATGCGGCGGTCGCTCGCGAATTCGGGGCCGAGGGCATCGGCCTGTGTCGCACCGAGCACATGTTCTTCGAACCTGCGCGCATCCTTGCGGTGCGAGAAATGATCCTGGCCAGCGATACCCGCGCTCGGGAGCGCGCCCTCGAGAAGCTCTTGCCGATGCAGCGGGCGGATTTCGAGGGCATCTTTCGTGCGATGGATGGGTTGCCGGTAACGATCCGGTTGCTCGATCCGCCGCTCCATGAGTTCTTGCCCCATTCCGACGAGGATATTCGGGCCGTCGCCAATGCCTTGGATATTTCCGCGGCCGCACTGCGCGCGAAAGTCGAGGCGGTCAGGGAATTCAATCCGATGCTAGGACATCGGGGCTGTCGGCTCGGTATCAGCTATCCGGAGATCTACCGTATGCAGGTACGGGCGATTCTCGAGGCCGCCTATCAAGTGGCGGGTGAGGGAACGAAGGTCCGGCCGGAGATCATGCTGCCGCTGATTTCTCATGTGGGGGAGCTCGAAATCCTCCGCGAGCTGGCCCTGAAGGAGTTCGCCAGCGTCCAGACGGCCCACGGGGGACGCCGTATTCGGCCCCTGATCGGCACGATGATTGAGGTGCCTCGGGCGGCACTCACCTCGGATGAGATCGCACGCTTCGCCGATTTCTTCTCGTTTGGGACCAACGATTTGACCCAGACCGCCTATGCGCTTTCCCGGGATGACGCCGGCAAGTTCCTCTCGGAGTACGTGGAGGGCGGCATTCTCGAGGATGATCCCTTCGTCTCGATCGATGAGGCGGGAATCGGCCGGTTGATGCAGCTCGGAGTCGAGGGCGGCCGGCGGACCGATCGGAATCTGAAGATCGGGATTTGCGGGGAGCACGGCGGTGATCCGAAGAGCATTCGATTTTGCACGAGCCTGGGCTTCGACTACGTGTCCTGTTCGCCGTTTCGGGTGCCGGTGGCCCGATTGGCCGCCGCCCAGGCGGAACTCAGCTTGAAGAAGAGAAGGGGGAGTCGATGA